From a region of the Laspinema palackyanum D2c genome:
- the crtO gene encoding beta-carotene ketolase CrtO, with translation MSQYDVIIIGAGHNGLVCAAYLLKAGKSVLLLEKRSVPGGAATTEESLPEEAPGFKFNLCAIDHEFIHLGPVVEELELKKYGLEYLYCDPVLFCPQPDGKYFLGHKSVDQTCREIARYSERDAQKYGEFVEYWQRVLNAIAPIFNAPPKSIIDITGNYNFDKIKDLLSLLGSPDKILDFARTMLSSPQDMLEEWFDTEVVKAPLARLAAEMSVPPSQKGMSVGAIMMAMRHNPGMARPRGGTGALTQALVNRVTSLGGEILCDRGVERILVDNNRAVGVRVDGGQEYRAKEGVISNIDAKRVFLDLINPGDVDSSDPNLRERVDRRIVNNNESILKLDCALSEMPRFEAYNHQDEYLIGSVVIADSVHHVEEGHSFCQLGKIPDENPSMYAVVPTVLDPSMAPEGKHTLWVEFFAPYQIHGAEGTGQNGTGWTDELKNKVADRLIDKLSDYAPNIKNSIIARRVESPPELSARLGSYKGNHYHIDMTLDQMIFFRPLPEIANYKTPIDGLFLTGAGTHPGGSISGMPGRNCARVFLFQQQPMSQTLKDATNSVKSMASSVFNLSS, from the coding sequence ATGTCCCAGTACGATGTAATTATAATTGGAGCCGGTCATAATGGCTTAGTCTGTGCGGCGTACCTTTTAAAGGCGGGTAAAAGTGTTTTGCTATTAGAAAAACGCTCAGTTCCCGGGGGTGCAGCAACCACAGAAGAATCTTTGCCCGAAGAAGCACCGGGGTTTAAATTTAACCTCTGTGCGATCGACCATGAATTTATCCATCTCGGGCCTGTGGTGGAAGAATTAGAACTGAAAAAATACGGATTAGAGTATCTGTATTGCGATCCGGTCCTGTTTTGTCCCCAACCCGATGGGAAATATTTCCTCGGTCATAAATCCGTAGACCAAACCTGTCGGGAAATTGCCCGCTACAGTGAGCGTGATGCCCAGAAATATGGAGAATTTGTCGAATATTGGCAGCGAGTGTTGAATGCGATCGCCCCCATCTTTAATGCGCCGCCTAAATCGATTATCGATATCACCGGCAATTATAATTTCGATAAAATTAAAGACTTGCTATCCTTACTGGGAAGCCCCGATAAAATCCTGGATTTTGCCCGAACCATGCTCAGTAGTCCTCAAGATATGTTAGAGGAATGGTTTGATACAGAAGTTGTCAAAGCACCCTTAGCTAGACTTGCCGCAGAAATGAGCGTCCCTCCCTCACAAAAAGGGATGTCTGTGGGTGCAATTATGATGGCAATGCGGCACAATCCTGGGATGGCAAGACCCCGAGGAGGAACCGGCGCACTCACCCAAGCATTAGTCAATCGAGTCACCAGTCTCGGGGGTGAAATTTTGTGCGATCGCGGCGTTGAACGCATTTTAGTCGATAATAATCGCGCCGTTGGTGTCCGCGTGGACGGAGGTCAAGAATACCGCGCCAAAGAAGGGGTGATTTCCAATATTGATGCCAAACGAGTCTTCTTAGATTTAATCAATCCGGGAGATGTTGATTCCAGCGACCCCAACTTACGCGAGCGAGTGGACCGCCGCATTGTTAACAACAATGAAAGCATCCTCAAACTGGATTGTGCCCTCTCAGAAATGCCCCGATTTGAAGCTTACAATCACCAAGATGAGTATTTAATTGGGTCGGTGGTCATCGCTGATTCCGTTCATCATGTGGAAGAAGGGCATAGTTTCTGTCAACTCGGCAAAATTCCGGATGAAAATCCCTCCATGTATGCCGTCGTTCCCACAGTTCTTGACCCATCAATGGCTCCGGAAGGAAAGCATACCCTCTGGGTGGAATTCTTCGCCCCCTATCAAATTCATGGCGCAGAAGGAACCGGACAAAATGGCACCGGATGGACCGACGAGCTCAAAAACAAAGTGGCCGATCGCCTGATTGATAAACTATCCGATTATGCGCCGAATATCAAAAATTCCATTATTGCGCGCCGGGTAGAAAGTCCACCGGAACTGAGCGCTCGCCTCGGGTCTTATAAGGGAAATCACTACCATATTGACATGACCTTAGACCAGATGATTTTCTTCCGTCCTCTCCCAGAAATTGCCAACTACAAAACCCCCATTGATGGGTTGTTTTTAACCGGCGCTGGCACTCATCCCGGTGGTTCCATTTCCGGAATGCCCGGACGGAACTGTGCCCGGGTATTCTTATTCCAACAGCAACCGATGAGCCAAACCTTAAAGGATGCCACCAATTCGGTCAAATCAATGGCAAGTTCGGTGTTTAATTTGTCGAGCTAA
- a CDS encoding cation:proton antiporter has protein sequence MIHVKKGAIALVDIYILDMLAIGVLLLSVTVFSGWIKRLPLSYALIYLAVGIFMGPYGLRLILVRPDANFLERLTELVVIISLFSCGLKMNRPLKFWAWQTTARLIGFLMPISIVGIAVVGHLFLDLDWGAAILLGAILAPTDPVLASEVQLAHVEDKDELRFGLTSEGGLNDALAFPFVYFGLYALKDSNVNNWIYEWLVIDLIWALAAGIGMGIVVASAIVWVEKQLHRIRPVDDLMQDFIALSTILLAYSLTEVINGYGFLAVFVAGVTVRRSYSRDSERTESQLRLTDRVEKLLEVGTILLIGSMLRVEPSLKYAGDTLIVAVFLLFIIRPLGTWISTIGSNFHRSKRLLMGWFGIRGVGSVYYLTYAMGEGLEGETGEKIAWVVFLTLVISAIVHGISATPLMNWYGSRLEKRKVTLRGDRL, from the coding sequence TTGATTCATGTTAAAAAAGGTGCGATCGCTTTGGTAGACATTTATATTCTTGATATGCTGGCTATCGGTGTGTTACTGCTGTCAGTAACTGTGTTTTCGGGGTGGATTAAGCGATTGCCGCTTTCTTATGCCCTGATTTATTTAGCCGTTGGTATTTTCATGGGTCCTTATGGGCTGAGATTAATTCTGGTGCGCCCGGATGCAAATTTTCTGGAGCGATTGACTGAATTAGTCGTGATTATTTCGTTGTTTAGTTGCGGACTAAAAATGAATCGTCCGCTCAAATTTTGGGCGTGGCAGACGACGGCCCGATTAATTGGATTTTTGATGCCGATTTCTATTGTAGGGATCGCCGTGGTTGGGCACTTGTTTTTGGACTTGGATTGGGGGGCGGCGATTTTACTCGGGGCCATTCTCGCCCCCACAGATCCAGTTTTGGCATCAGAAGTTCAACTGGCTCATGTTGAGGATAAAGATGAACTCCGCTTTGGCTTAACCTCTGAAGGGGGTTTAAATGATGCCCTGGCTTTTCCGTTTGTTTATTTTGGGTTATATGCGTTAAAAGATAGCAATGTCAACAACTGGATTTATGAGTGGTTGGTGATTGATTTAATTTGGGCGCTCGCCGCTGGTATCGGCATGGGAATTGTCGTTGCTTCGGCCATTGTTTGGGTTGAAAAACAATTACATCGCATTCGTCCGGTGGATGACCTCATGCAAGATTTTATTGCGTTGAGTACAATTTTACTGGCCTATTCCCTGACTGAAGTGATTAATGGATACGGATTTCTGGCGGTATTTGTCGCCGGAGTGACGGTCCGCAGAAGCTACAGCCGCGATTCGGAACGAACCGAGTCTCAACTGAGATTGACGGACCGGGTGGAAAAACTCCTAGAAGTAGGAACTATCTTGTTAATCGGTTCTATGTTGAGAGTAGAACCGAGCTTAAAGTATGCGGGAGATACTTTAATCGTGGCGGTATTTTTGTTGTTTATTATTCGTCCCCTAGGAACTTGGATTAGTACCATTGGCTCAAATTTTCATCGCTCAAAACGGTTATTGATGGGGTGGTTTGGGATTCGGGGCGTCGGTTCAGTGTATTATCTCACTTATGCGATGGGCGAAGGGTTAGAAGGAGAAACGGGGGAAAAAATCGCTTGGGTTGTGTTTCTCACTCTCGTGATTTCGGCCATTGTGCATGGAATTAGTGCGACTCCGTTGATGAATTGGTATGGATCGAGGTTGGAGAAAAGAAAGGTAACCCTCCGGGGCGATCGCCTCTGA
- a CDS encoding saccharopine dehydrogenase family protein, whose translation MSQRVLIIGGRGRIGSSIAQDLIAHTDAEITVTGRDKTPGKSVDETLGDRLKFRAVHLDDRAGLSQAIAESDLVIHSAGPFHHRDARVLQLCIEQGVNYTDVSDNRGFTRRALALQDSAEKAGVTAIINTGIFPGISNSMVRQGVEQLQEADRIHLSYVVGGSGGAGVTVMRTTFLGLQNPFDAWVDGQWQQVKPYTDRETIEFPEPYGKVGVYWFDMPEAFTLPDSFPVKTAITKFGTSPDLYNHLTWMVANLWPSAALKNSAVVEFLSQVSYRMTAVTDKFSGTGVAVRSEVNGRNAAGEPATVCSAVVHHSAAVATGIGTGTIAELMLKGKLTKPGVWPVEQALSTPLFESIMTTRGIEIAHHWL comes from the coding sequence ATGAGCCAACGAGTTTTGATTATTGGCGGACGGGGACGCATCGGCAGCAGCATTGCCCAAGATTTGATCGCCCATACCGATGCAGAAATTACGGTCACCGGACGGGACAAGACACCGGGAAAATCCGTGGATGAGACTTTAGGCGATCGCCTGAAGTTTCGGGCGGTACATTTAGACGATCGCGCCGGATTATCCCAAGCGATCGCCGAAAGCGATCTCGTCATCCATAGTGCCGGACCCTTCCATCACCGCGATGCCCGAGTCCTCCAACTCTGCATCGAACAAGGCGTCAACTATACCGATGTTAGTGATAACCGAGGATTCACCCGCAGGGCGCTGGCATTACAAGATTCCGCAGAAAAAGCAGGGGTAACCGCCATCATTAATACCGGCATTTTTCCCGGAATTTCTAATAGTATGGTTCGCCAAGGAGTCGAACAACTTCAAGAAGCCGATCGCATCCATTTAAGCTATGTTGTCGGGGGGTCAGGCGGTGCAGGAGTCACCGTCATGCGAACCACCTTTTTAGGCTTACAAAACCCCTTTGATGCCTGGGTTGATGGTCAATGGCAACAGGTGAAACCCTATACTGATCGCGAAACCATCGAGTTTCCCGAACCCTACGGCAAGGTCGGGGTTTACTGGTTTGATATGCCCGAAGCCTTCACCTTACCCGACTCCTTCCCCGTTAAAACTGCCATTACCAAATTCGGCACTTCCCCGGATTTGTACAACCATTTAACCTGGATGGTGGCGAATTTATGGCCTTCAGCCGCCCTGAAAAATTCTGCGGTAGTCGAGTTTTTATCCCAAGTCAGCTACCGAATGACAGCAGTAACCGACAAATTTAGCGGGACCGGGGTGGCAGTGCGATCGGAAGTCAACGGACGCAACGCCGCAGGAGAACCCGCCACAGTTTGCAGTGCGGTGGTTCATCATAGCGCCGCTGTTGCCACCGGAATCGGCACCGGAACCATCGCCGAATTGATGCTGAAAGGAAAACTCACTAAACCCGGTGTATGGCCGGTAGAACAAGCCTTATCCACTCCGTTGTTTGAATCAATTATGACAACTCGGGGAATCGAGATAGCTCATCATTGGTTGTAA
- a CDS encoding aldehyde dehydrogenase family protein codes for MHSCLNYIEGHWLPPASGETMESRNPAHWRELVATFGRSGDIDIEMAVSAARHAYRTWRLVPAPERAEFLYRFGEILRDRKAELAYLMSQEMGKPLTEANGDVQEGIDCAFYYAGEGRRLFGQTTTSEMENKFAMTVRMPIGVCGLITPWNFPVAIPCWKAMPALVCGNTLVLKPSEDTPAVTHLLFQVFHDAGFPPGVVNLVHGLGEETGKALVEHPEVNLISLTGSSQTGAEVAAICAKQHKRVCLELGGKNAQVVMEDADLELALEGAIWGAFGTSGQRCTATSRLLLHRDIKDKFTEMLVNRTRKLRLGPGTDPNTDIGPIVNATQLNTIEEYIEIARQEGAKILIGGNRTTEGTLTGGFFFEPTILDGVTPNMRVAREEIFGPVVALIEIYSFEEAIAILNDTPYGLSSSVYTRDVNRAFQAMRDIEAGITYINGPTIGAEVHLPFGGVKQTGNGHREAGTAALDVFTEWKTVYVDFSGRLQRAQIDNRE; via the coding sequence ATGCACAGTTGTCTGAATTATATTGAGGGTCACTGGTTACCCCCCGCCTCTGGGGAAACGATGGAAAGCCGCAATCCCGCCCACTGGCGCGAACTGGTTGCCACCTTTGGGCGATCGGGCGATATTGATATAGAAATGGCCGTCAGTGCCGCCCGCCATGCCTATCGCACTTGGCGACTTGTTCCGGCACCCGAACGGGCGGAATTTTTATACCGCTTCGGGGAAATATTGCGCGATCGCAAAGCCGAACTCGCCTACTTAATGAGCCAGGAAATGGGAAAACCCCTGACTGAAGCCAATGGAGATGTCCAAGAAGGCATTGACTGCGCCTTTTATTATGCCGGAGAAGGTCGCCGTCTGTTTGGACAAACCACGACTTCGGAAATGGAGAATAAATTTGCGATGACGGTACGAATGCCCATCGGCGTCTGCGGGTTAATCACCCCTTGGAATTTTCCCGTGGCGATTCCCTGTTGGAAAGCAATGCCTGCCTTAGTCTGCGGCAATACCCTGGTTCTGAAACCGTCTGAAGACACCCCGGCGGTGACTCACTTGCTGTTTCAGGTTTTCCATGATGCCGGATTTCCCCCGGGGGTCGTCAACCTCGTGCATGGGTTGGGAGAAGAAACGGGAAAAGCCTTGGTAGAGCATCCCGAGGTCAATTTAATTTCATTAACCGGGTCCTCACAAACCGGCGCAGAAGTAGCGGCAATCTGCGCCAAACAGCACAAGCGGGTTTGTTTGGAATTGGGGGGGAAAAATGCTCAAGTGGTGATGGAGGATGCGGATTTAGAATTAGCCCTGGAAGGGGCAATCTGGGGGGCTTTTGGCACCAGTGGGCAACGGTGCACTGCCACCAGTCGTCTCCTCCTCCATCGGGATATTAAGGATAAGTTTACCGAAATGCTGGTTAATCGCACCCGGAAACTCCGTCTAGGACCCGGTACGGACCCGAATACGGATATCGGGCCGATTGTCAATGCCACGCAACTGAATACGATTGAGGAGTATATCGAAATTGCTCGTCAAGAGGGAGCGAAGATTTTAATCGGGGGCAATCGCACAACCGAGGGAACCCTCACGGGGGGATTCTTTTTTGAGCCAACTATCCTGGATGGAGTAACGCCCAATATGCGGGTGGCGCGAGAAGAGATTTTCGGCCCAGTGGTGGCGTTGATAGAAATTTATTCCTTTGAAGAGGCGATCGCCATTCTCAATGATACCCCCTACGGTTTATCTTCTTCTGTTTATACTCGCGATGTGAATCGGGCGTTTCAGGCCATGCGCGATATTGAAGCCGGAATTACTTATATTAACGGTCCGACCATTGGTGCCGAGGTGCATTTACCCTTTGGAGGCGTCAAACAAACCGGCAACGGACATCGTGAGGCGGGGACAGCCGCGCTAGATGTGTTTACGGAATGGAAAACGGTCTATGTAGATTTTTCCGGACGCTTACAACGGGCGCAAATCGATAATCGCGAGTGA
- a CDS encoding NADPH-dependent FMN reductase yields the protein MSNPPKILAFAGSAREGSFNKKLVQIAANGGRKAGAEVTYIDLRDFPIPLYDQDLEAAEGMPRYAQELKSLFFAHQGLLIASPEYNSTLSPLLKNAIDWVSRPAPGEPMLAAFSGKLVGIMSTSPGGLGGLRGLAQLREMLANISMVVLPNQIAIPQAFEAFTESGTLKDPQKQEAVENIGAKVAEMLTKLNA from the coding sequence ATGTCTAATCCCCCAAAAATTCTCGCCTTTGCCGGAAGCGCTCGCGAAGGGTCATTTAACAAAAAACTGGTCCAAATTGCCGCCAATGGCGGTAGAAAAGCCGGTGCAGAGGTCACCTATATTGACCTGCGAGATTTCCCCATCCCTCTGTATGACCAAGACTTAGAAGCAGCAGAGGGAATGCCAAGATATGCTCAGGAGTTAAAATCGCTTTTCTTTGCTCACCAAGGCTTGTTGATTGCTTCTCCGGAGTATAATAGCACCCTTAGTCCCCTGCTTAAAAATGCGATCGACTGGGTATCTCGTCCTGCTCCCGGTGAACCGATGCTGGCTGCTTTTTCCGGGAAATTGGTGGGAATTATGAGTACCTCTCCCGGTGGTTTAGGGGGATTACGGGGTTTGGCTCAACTGCGCGAAATGCTGGCGAATATTAGTATGGTTGTTTTACCGAATCAAATTGCTATTCCCCAAGCATTTGAAGCGTTTACAGAATCGGGGACGTTAAAAGACCCCCAAAAGCAAGAAGCGGTGGAAAATATTGGCGCAAAAGTGGCAGAAATGTTAACCAAGTTGAACGCTTAA
- a CDS encoding hybrid sensor histidine kinase/response regulator: MSRITDPFNSNQDFLHWVNDLADRGIFTTDAGLNIQSWNHWLELYSGLNGERVVGRNLLEIYPELKHRRLDRFFHQALAGQVALLSQRLHGFLLPMLPADVYKGVPYMLQSARIAPIVEESRVIGTIATIEDVTERVLRESELQHQIKELKRTESALLATQTQFQYLLSSSPAVIYTCPHDQPYCPTFVSENILEHLGYRPEEIIGDCSFWRDRLHPDDAPELFSSIKQLYQTGHALSEYRFQHSDGSYGWVRDEMKLICRGPKQGEEIVGALYDITERKRTEEQVRQQAALLDVATDAIWVKDLEQNIRFWNKGAEKLYGWTRQEALAQTSSQLFDVKSATELNRVEQTVLTTGEWHGELEQVTKSGKCITVASRQTLVRDERDRPRSILAVNTDITEKKQLEAQFLRAQRLESIGTLASGIAHDLNNILTPILGAVQLLQMFPLNAQQMRLISMLEINTLRGADLLKQVLSFAKGLDGDRTLIQLKHLIDEITAIARETFPKSIELSTAIDPKLWLISGDPTHLHQILMNLCVNARDAMPNGGILSIEAQNITLTQSELILDPEAKVGAYIKLTVRDTGTGIPPEILGRLFEPFFTTKGLGKGTGLGLPTVRGIVKNHGGFLLVSSQVEKGTAFTVYLPAIQGTQALTSEPTELCFGSGELILVVDDEVAICEIAQALLQKFGYHVLTAADGMEAISLYSQRSSEIAVVILDMMMPLMDGALTLKALQKINPSVKIIAVSGLVSNLPLSKSGENSSPTYLSKPYKTRDLLRLIRQQIEQS, from the coding sequence ATGAGCAGGATCACCGACCCTTTCAACTCTAATCAGGACTTCCTTCACTGGGTCAATGACTTAGCAGACCGAGGAATATTTACGACCGATGCAGGGTTAAATATCCAAAGTTGGAATCATTGGCTGGAACTTTATAGTGGGTTGAATGGGGAGCGGGTGGTGGGGAGAAATTTACTAGAAATTTATCCCGAATTAAAGCACCGGCGATTAGATCGATTTTTTCACCAAGCTCTCGCCGGACAAGTGGCTCTGCTCTCTCAGCGCTTACATGGGTTTTTGTTACCCATGCTCCCAGCCGATGTTTATAAGGGTGTGCCTTATATGCTCCAAAGTGCCCGGATTGCTCCGATTGTGGAAGAATCTCGGGTGATTGGCACGATCGCCACGATTGAAGATGTCACAGAACGGGTCCTGCGGGAGTCGGAACTCCAACATCAAATTAAGGAATTAAAACGGACTGAATCGGCGCTGCTCGCGACTCAAACCCAGTTTCAATATTTGTTGTCTTCTAGTCCGGCAGTGATTTATACTTGCCCCCATGATCAGCCCTATTGTCCGACTTTTGTGAGTGAGAATATTCTTGAACATCTGGGATATCGACCGGAAGAAATTATCGGAGACTGCTCGTTTTGGCGCGATCGCCTTCATCCCGATGATGCACCGGAACTATTCTCCAGCATCAAACAGTTGTACCAGACGGGTCATGCCCTCAGCGAGTATCGGTTCCAGCACTCCGACGGCAGCTATGGATGGGTGCGAGATGAAATGAAGCTGATTTGCCGGGGGCCGAAGCAGGGTGAAGAAATTGTGGGGGCCTTATATGATATCACTGAGCGCAAACGCACCGAAGAACAGGTGCGCCAGCAGGCAGCCCTCCTGGACGTTGCCACCGATGCAATTTGGGTCAAAGACCTTGAGCAGAATATTCGGTTTTGGAATAAAGGGGCAGAAAAATTATATGGTTGGACCCGCCAGGAAGCGCTCGCCCAAACCAGCAGTCAGCTGTTTGATGTTAAAAGCGCTACAGAGCTCAACAGGGTGGAGCAAACGGTCCTCACAACGGGGGAATGGCATGGAGAGTTAGAGCAAGTCACCAAATCGGGTAAATGCATCACCGTTGCCAGTCGCCAGACCCTGGTGCGGGACGAGCGCGATCGCCCCCGTTCCATCCTCGCGGTGAATACGGATATTACCGAGAAAAAACAACTAGAAGCCCAGTTTTTGCGAGCGCAACGCCTCGAAAGTATCGGCACCTTAGCTAGTGGCATTGCCCATGATTTGAACAATATTCTCACCCCCATTTTAGGGGCGGTGCAACTGCTGCAAATGTTCCCGTTAAACGCCCAGCAAATGCGCTTAATTTCCATGCTAGAAATTAATACCTTGCGCGGTGCGGACCTGCTGAAACAAGTGCTTTCATTTGCTAAAGGGTTAGATGGCGATCGCACCCTGATCCAACTCAAACACCTGATTGATGAAATCACGGCGATCGCCCGGGAAACCTTTCCCAAATCCATTGAACTTTCCACGGCGATCGACCCCAAACTCTGGTTAATTTCCGGGGACCCGACTCATCTCCATCAAATCCTGATGAATCTGTGCGTCAATGCTCGCGATGCCATGCCCAACGGGGGCATTTTATCCATTGAAGCTCAAAATATCACCCTCACCCAATCCGAGTTAATCCTAGACCCTGAGGCTAAAGTTGGCGCTTATATTAAACTCACGGTTCGAGATACCGGCACCGGCATCCCTCCGGAAATTTTAGGCCGCTTATTTGAACCTTTTTTTACCACCAAAGGATTAGGAAAAGGCACTGGATTAGGGTTGCCCACGGTTCGAGGCATCGTTAAAAATCATGGGGGTTTTTTATTGGTTTCCAGTCAAGTGGAGAAAGGCACCGCCTTCACCGTCTACTTGCCTGCCATTCAGGGAACTCAAGCTCTCACTTCAGAACCCACCGAACTCTGTTTTGGCTCCGGTGAGTTAATTTTAGTCGTAGATGATGAAGTTGCCATTTGCGAAATTGCTCAAGCCCTCCTGCAAAAATTTGGCTATCATGTTTTAACCGCTGCTGATGGCATGGAAGCCATTTCCCTCTACAGTCAACGGTCCTCAGAAATTGCTGTGGTGATTCTGGATATGATGATGCCTTTAATGGATGGAGCGCTCACTTTAAAAGCCCTCCAAAAAATTAATCCCTCAGTTAAAATTATTGCCGTGAGCGGACTCGTCAGCAATCTTCCCCTCTCTAAATCGGGAGAGAATAGTTCCCCCACCTATTTATCTAAACCCTATAAAACCCGCGATTTACTACGCTTAATCCGCCAACAGATTGAGCAATCATAA
- a CDS encoding chemotaxis protein CheC produces MKLTETQQDALSELLNMGFARTASALSELTGHRVLLEVPQVSIHPIEELSAKLGTFVKGEIATVQQIFTGRVSGNALLLLNYDGAVQLTELVTPEQDIHRDRLDASAAEVLTEIGNILLNACLSVFGNLLQMQISFSVPRLHLEALDGLLHSLSIGKAEMRYAMVVYTGFRMKENSIHGYLVMVLSVVSLEKLLEEIDKWASEEIAPPNLSISS; encoded by the coding sequence ATGAAACTGACAGAAACCCAACAGGATGCCTTAAGCGAACTGCTGAATATGGGTTTTGCTCGCACCGCCTCGGCCCTTTCGGAACTTACGGGTCATCGGGTGTTATTAGAGGTTCCCCAGGTTTCCATTCACCCGATTGAAGAACTCAGTGCCAAACTCGGGACCTTTGTCAAGGGTGAAATTGCCACAGTCCAGCAAATTTTTACCGGACGGGTTTCAGGCAATGCCCTGTTATTGTTGAACTATGATGGGGCGGTGCAACTGACCGAGTTGGTGACTCCAGAACAAGATATCCATCGCGATCGCCTCGATGCCTCGGCGGCCGAAGTGCTCACGGAAATTGGCAATATTTTACTCAACGCCTGCCTGAGTGTCTTTGGAAATTTGTTACAAATGCAAATCTCCTTTTCCGTTCCTCGTTTACATTTAGAAGCCTTGGATGGGTTACTCCATTCTCTGAGCATTGGTAAGGCGGAAATGCGGTATGCAATGGTGGTTTATACCGGATTTCGGATGAAGGAAAATTCCATTCACGGGTATTTAGTCATGGTCTTGAGTGTGGTCTCTTTAGAGAAATTACTCGAAGAGATTGATAAGTGGGCCAGTGAGGAGATAGCGCCCCCTAACCTTTCCATTTCTTCATAA
- a CDS encoding response regulator: MTANPIEGRKAMAKILIVDDSTLSRGILRRILQSEGYSIIEAKNGLMGIESYYIEKPDLVLLDIAMPDMQGTEVLEKLLAFDDRARIVMATADLQELTRASVMAAGALGYLTKPYNPDAVLEMVNQVLQGIPGGVG; the protein is encoded by the coding sequence TTGACTGCCAATCCGATAGAAGGACGCAAGGCAATGGCAAAAATTTTGATTGTGGATGACTCTACCCTTTCTCGGGGAATACTGCGTCGCATCCTCCAGAGCGAAGGCTACTCGATTATTGAGGCCAAAAATGGATTGATGGGCATTGAGAGTTACTATATAGAGAAACCCGATCTCGTCTTACTGGATATCGCGATGCCAGATATGCAGGGAACCGAAGTGCTGGAAAAATTACTCGCCTTCGACGATCGCGCCCGGATCGTGATGGCAACTGCTGACCTGCAAGAACTGACCCGCGCTTCCGTGATGGCAGCCGGAGCATTGGGATATCTGACTAAACCCTATAATCCCGATGCGGTTCTGGAGATGGTCAATCAGGTCCTCCAAGGGATCCCGGGAGGGGTAGGATGA